In Moorella sp. Hama-1, a single genomic region encodes these proteins:
- a CDS encoding molybdopterin dinucleotide binding domain-containing protein translates to MVSGLAAALNKIAPGSCPFPCNLTEEEWLAAVFNPGVYRLLGIRDYRDLLDGPREIKAAVNPWAEGRFATPSGRYEIYSRQAAAAGLPALPIYQPAAAGSEAYPYRLLTPHTSAGLNSQFYNLEDVPEALALVHPRLASEKGLDNGSQIRLYNEWGEVVIPVAISELVPPQTILCHQRPLPGEQALNSLTPPLATDMGSVSSGGPGVAYYDTFVNIAPLQ, encoded by the coding sequence ATGGTAAGCGGCCTGGCAGCGGCTTTAAATAAGATTGCTCCGGGGAGTTGCCCTTTTCCCTGCAACCTTACCGAGGAAGAATGGCTGGCGGCGGTTTTTAACCCCGGGGTTTACCGCCTGCTGGGGATCAGGGACTACCGCGACCTCCTGGACGGCCCCAGGGAAATTAAAGCTGCCGTCAACCCCTGGGCCGAGGGGCGCTTTGCTACCCCCTCCGGGCGTTATGAAATTTACTCCCGACAGGCGGCGGCCGCCGGTTTACCAGCCTTGCCGATTTACCAGCCGGCGGCGGCAGGCTCCGAGGCCTACCCTTATCGCCTGCTGACGCCCCATACCAGTGCCGGTTTAAACTCCCAGTTTTACAACCTGGAAGATGTCCCGGAGGCTCTGGCCCTGGTTCATCCCCGGCTGGCCAGCGAAAAGGGCCTGGACAATGGCAGCCAGATCCGCCTCTATAACGAGTGGGGCGAAGTAGTAATACCGGTGGCCATCAGCGAACTGGTGCCGCCTCAGACTATCCTCTGCCACCAGCGGCCCCTGCCCGGGGAACAGGCGCTCAACAGCCTCACCCCGCCCCTGGCAACTGACATGGGTAGTGTGAGCAGTGGCGGTCCCGGGGTGGCCTATTACGACACCTTTGTAAATATAGCGCCATTACAGTGA